The nucleotide window TGGTGGTCTGGGACGGGATCTCGCGCTTTGTGTCCCGCCGCCCCGCGCTCTCCCAGGACCGGAAGAAGCGGTGGACGTAGCGCGTGCTAGCGAAGACGGCGACCTCATCGCCACGCCGCACGGGCGAGTCTGCTCGGTAGCGCGCCGCCGCGTTGGCGAAGTAGTAGGGGCGGTTCGGAATCCGATCCCCTCGGAACGAAGCGAGCAGCCCTTCGCGCGACGTGTTGCGAAACGACTGGTAGGTCGTGTTCACGTCGAGGGCAAGCCGGGTGTCGAGCAGCGACGTCCGGCCCCGCGCTTCGATGCCGACGGAGGTCGCGTTGAACACGTTGGTGAACGCTTCGAAGAACTCGTTCTCGGGCACGAGCACGATGAGGTTCTCCGTCGCGCGCAGAAAGCCGTTCGCTTCGAGGGCCCACGGCGTCCGGGCCCCGCGTGCGCTCGAGAACTTCACTTCGACGTTGGCATTGTGGCTCCGCTCGGGCAGCAGCTCCGGATTCGCGCTCACGTTCAGGCCGTTGCCGAAGAACTCATCCCGTCGGGGAAGCCGCGTTGCCCACTCGTAGGAAGCCTTGGTGGACAGCCGGTCCGTCCATGCCATCCGGGTCACGTTCCCAATGCCGGCGAGGCTGTTGGTCGTGCGGTACCGAACCTGAGAAAAGCCTTGCCGGTCAGGAAGGGTGGACGTGGCGAGTTGGCGATAGTCCTTGACGAAGAGCCGGCTCTCGAAGCGCCCCGAAGGCACACTGTACTGGTACTGGAGCCCGCTCACCCAGGTCGTCAGCCGCGCGTCGCCCGACAGGAGGTCCGTGCCCTGGGTGATCAGCGCGTCCCGGCCCGTCCTCCAGTTGAACGTGGGCGCAGTCGTCGCTTCCACCCGATGGCGGTCGCCAAGCAGCCAGGCCACGCTGAGCCGAGCTAAGGCGTCATCGTCCCAGATCGTCCGGTCGGTCCCCCGATTGCGAATGACCTCGCCGGGGCGTCCCACCTCCGTGAAGCACTCGCCGAACCAGTTGTATCGGCAATTCGACACGTCGGAAAGACGCCGCGCTGTGCTCGTGTACCCGCCAACCGCATCGACGAAACCCCGATCGGCCACCTTCGCGCGGTACGTCACGTTCGCGCCCACAGCCGTCCCCAAAGACTCCGCCTCGCCATACGGCAGGCCCGTCATCAGGGCGTTGTTCTGGATTTGGTTGGCGAAGTCCGTGACGTAGCCCCGAACGCTGAGTTCGTCGGCCCACGGGCGGTCGGCCACGCCCAGGGTCAGGTTGGCACCGCCTGCCCGGTAGCGGTCATTGAAGCGAGGCACGGTCACCTGAGACGGGCGCCCTAGCTCGTCGGCGACCTGGACGGTCACCTCGTAGTCGTTGCGCGCGAAGTCGTAGAACCCGCCGCCGCGCACGAACAGGCCACTCTCGGCGCTCCGGAAGCCGAGGTCCCCCGTCGTCCGGTGCGTCCCGAACGACCCCGTCTGGTACGACGCCGAGCCCTGCACGACGTCCACCAGGTCCTTCGTGACGAGGTTGACTGCCCCACCGAGCGCATCCGCCCCAAAGTGGATCGGGACCACGCCCTTGTAGACCTCGACGCGCCCGATGAGGCTCACCGGCACGTTGGCGATCCCAAACGGATACCCTGCCAACTCCAGCGGCAGGCCGTCGAGGAAGAACCGGATCTGGTCATCGGTGAGGCCGTTGAGCGAGAACCGCGCGCCGGAGCCGAGTCCGCCACTGCGCTGCACCGCCACGCCCTGCGTCTGGGCAAGCACCAAGCCCAGGTCCGCTGCCTGCACACGGGCTTCGCGGAGGTCCAGGACCGCTACGGCCTGCGCCGTCGCCTCGATCCGCTCGGCCTCGCTCTCGGCCTCCACCACCACCCGGTCCAGCCCGATCGACGACTCCGAGAGCGCGACCTCGACGCGGGCCGTCTCGCCGCGGCCGACGGTGACCGCCTCGCGGGCCGTCTCGTAGCCGAGGAGACTGACCTCGATGGTTTGCTCGCCCACCGGCACGGCGCGGATAGTGAACTCGCCGTCAGCGTCGGTGGCGTCGCCGCGCTCGGTGCCAGCAACGAGGACGGCGGCACCGGGGAGCGGAGCGCCGGTCTCGGCGTCGGTGACGCGTCCGGCGACGGTGCCCGTCTGCGCGAATGCGGCTGGGGCAAACGACATGGCTGCAGCGAGCAACAGGGGAAGCAGAGCGAGAGCTCGCATAGCGGGAGAGAGGACGGGAGAGGGTTGGGCTGCTCCAGCTAGAGCAGCCGAGAGGTGCGAGTTCGCACCGGAATAGCAGGGGGGAGGTGGGTGGGGGTCCCAGCCGATCTGGACAGACTCTCAGGCTGAGGCGAGAGCGGCGGACGTGTCAGGCCTTCCGCGGACGTCTGGTCTTCTTCAGATGCCTGGCCTTTCGTGGACGTGGCGAGGATGTCTTCGAGCGTAGCCTCGACCTGGACGGGCCACGTCCAGGCACCGGCCTGGGCCGACTCGCCAGCGCCGAGTGTCAGCTTGGCGGGTATGTCGCCGACGCTCGGATAGAGCTCGATGGTGGCTGTGAGGCCGACGCGCCCCTCCTCGACGGAGACGAACATCGTCTCTTCTCCCGCGCGCGCGCGGACGGCAAACGTCGTCGAGAGGGCCTGCACACCGCCTTGCGCCGTCGAGACCGAGAACGGACGGTCCGGGTCGGGGACGACCTCGAACAGAGCTGCTCCCTCCAGCGCAAACCGACGGTGCGCTGGATGGAACTGGATGAACATCGACTCCTGGGAAAGCACGACGCGCGAGCCGTCGGCTAGTACGACTTCGCGGGACTCACCGGGGCCGGTGGTCCAGACCTTCCGGCCGTCGGGATCGCCCTCGGGCGTAAGCACGGCCGCCCAGAGGCCGGCGGCGAGGACGGCTGCGGCAGCGATACCCGTCGGGACGGCCCACCGGCGGCGGACGGGGCGGGCCGCCTCGCGGTCGGAGGAGCGGCGGGTGCCGGGGGCGGGCCGCCGCATCTCGCGCCGGACGGCGGCCCAGTTGGCCGGACCCGACCCTGCGGGCGCGGCCGGAGGCTCCGCTCCGCTCGCGGCCTCGTGGACAGCCCGGGCGGCCTCGAACGAGTCGCGCCGCGCGGGGTCGGCGTCGAGCCAGCGCTCCGTCTCGGCGCGCTCGGCCGGCGTGGCACCGCCGTCGAGGTAGCGCAGGATGCGTATCCAGTCGTCATGGCTCATGCCGCGCGCGGAAGAGGTGCCGGGACGGGAGTCCCGAAGCGAGGTGGGGTGGATGCGGCGGTAGTCTGCGTGCCGCGATCACGAAGAAGGGTGAGAGAGGTGCGCTAGCCTGGGGAGCATCGGCCGGCGCGCGTGAGGGGGGGCGTCGCGTCTGAAGTGAGCGTGGCTGAGCGGCGCGTGCCGCTAGGTCCTCACGCGCAGAGCACCGCACCCCCGCGCCAACCCCCAGCCCTTCACCTTTTCTTGGCTAAACAAATTTCGCCGGCACGCTGCCGCTGCCCTCCCGGCGGGCTGCGTCCGACGCACCGACAGCGACAGGCTGCAGCGCCTTGCCCGGGGAGCCTGTCCTGACCAGGCCATTCCTGAGGCGATCCGAGGTCCGCCGGCCACACGTCCTCTACGGGTGGGCCAGCTCCGGGGAGAGCGCGTACCGGAGGGTCCGCAGCGCACGGGCAAGGTGGTTCTCGACCGTCTTCGGCGTCACCGCCATCGCCGAGGCGATCTCGGCGTACGAGAGCCCGTGGCTGTGCCGAAGCTGGAAGGCCATGCGCTGCCGCTCTGGAAGCCGCGCCACGGCCTCGGCGACGGCCTGCGAAACCTCCCCGCCACCGGACGGCGGGGCGGCGACGGTCTCAGCTGCGTCGAGGCCCGAGAACCGGAGCGCCCAGCGCCGGCGGCCCCGCCGCACGTTGAGCGCGCGGCTCCGGGCGGCCCGGAAGAGGTAGGCGCGCAGCGACGGGTCGGCCGAGAGGGCACCGCGGCGGTGCCAGAGCCCGACGAAGACGTCTTGGACGGCCTCGTCGGCGTCGGCCTCCCCGGCAATGGAAGCCGCGAAGGCGCGGAGCGCGCTGTGGTAGCGGTGGAAGAGGTCCCGGAAGGCGGTCTCGTCGCCGCCGGCGATCCGGTCGAGGAGGGAGGCGTCGGTAGGGTCCGCGGGCGGTCGGCTGCCGGTGGACGGAGCGGTGCAGACGCCAGGAGGGAGACTGGCCACGACTGCGAGGTGCTTGGATGTGCCTAGACTGGATCTAAATAACGAGCGCCTGCCTGTTTGGTTTACACCCCGTACACTTTTTTTGCCGGATCGGCCTAGAAAAGTCGGAAGCTGTTCGGGTTTTCAGCGTTAGGAGGCGAGAGCGAGCGAGGAGCCGATCCGGCAAGAAGCGTGAAGCAGACGAACCGCGAGGTTCGGCGATGCAGCGCGACGCGGCCGGTCGGTTCCGCAGCCGCTCGTAGCCCGCGATCATAAATCCGAACAGCTTCTCAGAACCGCCGCTTTCCGGTCAGCGGGCCTGGCAAACGCAAACGCCTCCGCCTGCGGCGCTCGTTTCGGCGAACCGCAGGCGGAGGCGAGGGCCTTCGGAAAACGGTTACAGCGTGGCTGTGCCGAACTCGACCGAGAACGCGCGGCACCAGACGGAGACCCCGGCCGCGTTCGACACGTCGGCGTCGGCGGGGACGGTGTAGTTCTGGTCGCCCCGGGTGCTCTTGAGCGTGCCGAGGTCAATGGGGCCGTTGGTCTTGTCGTCGAGGTCCGTCACGAGCCAGACGCGCAGGTCTGGACCGTTGTCCGAGTCGAGCCCTTCGAGGCGGACGACGTGCGAGCCGTCGTCGAGCCGGTAGAGGAGCGCGCGGCCCTCTACGTCGTGGCCGCTCGCACCCGCGAACGTGCCTTCGCCGAGCACCTCGGGGTCTGCCATGGCTGGTTCGGCCATGACCTCGGTCGACATGTTCTCTTCCATTTCTTCGGCGGAGCCGTCGGCTTCTGCGGCCTCGGACGAGGAGGAGATCGGCGGGTCGCTGGCGGGGGCCGTGTC belongs to Bacteroidota bacterium and includes:
- a CDS encoding carboxypeptidase-like regulatory domain-containing protein, translated to MSFAPAAFAQTGTVAGRVTDAETGAPLPGAAVLVAGTERGDATDADGEFTIRAVPVGEQTIEVSLLGYETAREAVTVGRGETARVEVALSESSIGLDRVVVEAESEAERIEATAQAVAVLDLREARVQAADLGLVLAQTQGVAVQRSGGLGSGARFSLNGLTDDQIRFFLDGLPLELAGYPFGIANVPVSLIGRVEVYKGVVPIHFGADALGGAVNLVTKDLVDVVQGSASYQTGSFGTHRTTGDLGFRSAESGLFVRGGGFYDFARNDYEVTVQVADELGRPSQVTVPRFNDRYRAGGANLTLGVADRPWADELSVRGYVTDFANQIQNNALMTGLPYGEAESLGTAVGANVTYRAKVADRGFVDAVGGYTSTARRLSDVSNCRYNWFGECFTEVGRPGEVIRNRGTDRTIWDDDALARLSVAWLLGDRHRVEATTAPTFNWRTGRDALITQGTDLLSGDARLTTWVSGLQYQYSVPSGRFESRLFVKDYRQLATSTLPDRQGFSQVRYRTTNSLAGIGNVTRMAWTDRLSTKASYEWATRLPRRDEFFGNGLNVSANPELLPERSHNANVEVKFSSARGARTPWALEANGFLRATENLIVLVPENEFFEAFTNVFNATSVGIEARGRTSLLDTRLALDVNTTYQSFRNTSREGLLASFRGDRIPNRPYYFANAAARYRADSPVRRGDEVAVFASTRYVHRFFRSWESAGRRDTKREIPSQTTIAAGITYESGVAQTRWALTGEVQNLTNATVFDFFGVQRPGRAFYLKLTTQL
- a CDS encoding FecR domain-containing protein, with product MSHDDWIRILRYLDGGATPAERAETERWLDADPARRDSFEAARAVHEAASGAEPPAAPAGSGPANWAAVRREMRRPAPGTRRSSDREAARPVRRRWAVPTGIAAAAVLAAGLWAAVLTPEGDPDGRKVWTTGPGESREVVLADGSRVVLSQESMFIQFHPAHRRFALEGAALFEVVPDPDRPFSVSTAQGGVQALSTTFAVRARAGEETMFVSVEEGRVGLTATIELYPSVGDIPAKLTLGAGESAQAGAWTWPVQVEATLEDILATSTKGQASEEDQTSAEGLTRPPLSPQPESLSRSAGTPTHLPPAIPVRTRTSRLL
- a CDS encoding sigma-70 family RNA polymerase sigma factor, encoding MASLPPGVCTAPSTGSRPPADPTDASLLDRIAGGDETAFRDLFHRYHSALRAFAASIAGEADADEAVQDVFVGLWHRRGALSADPSLRAYLFRAARSRALNVRRGRRRWALRFSGLDAAETVAAPPSGGGEVSQAVAEAVARLPERQRMAFQLRHSHGLSYAEIASAMAVTPKTVENHLARALRTLRYALSPELAHP
- a CDS encoding DM13 domain-containing protein, with product MRFFLLLTLLTLAACGTDTAPASDPPISSSSEAAEADGSAEEMEENMSTEVMAEPAMADPEVLGEGTFAGASGHDVEGRALLYRLDDGSHVVRLEGLDSDNGPDLRVWLVTDLDDKTNGPIDLGTLKSTRGDQNYTVPADADVSNAAGVSVWCRAFSVEFGTATL